In the Brassica napus cultivar Da-Ae chromosome A7, Da-Ae, whole genome shotgun sequence genome, one interval contains:
- the LOC106355451 gene encoding amino acid transporter AVT6B-like → MSSTTDEEVQNDLKDQLVQRSESDDHAEFKGASFTGAVLNLATTIIGAGIMALPATMKILGLLPGIVMIVLMAFLTDKTLEILLRFSGIGNASSYGALMQDSFGRPGRIVLQVAVLVSNIGVLIVYMIIIGDAFEDMLKERLGKSWWDQRTIVLLFTTCVFAPFTACKRIDALRFASATSLALAVLFLVITGGIVVTKFLSGGLMKPKLLPSFTDLSSVLKLFTVVPVLVNAFICHSNVHNIQNELQDSTQIKPVVRSSLIMSSSVYIVTSLFGYLLFGEYTHEDVLKNFDTHLKIPYGPVLSDVVRVSYAAHLMLVFPIIFYPLRVNVDGLFFPTAPSLTTSNLRFRSITAGLIAVIFVGANFIPSIWDAFQLIGATASVCIGFIFPAAVILKDRHNRATKMDKTIAIFVIVLAVFSNAIAMYSDVCALLNKYKSTFPM, encoded by the exons ATGTCGTCGACTACAGATGAAGAAGTCCAGAACGATCTTAAAGATCAACTGGTGCAGAGATCAGAGAGTGACGATCACGCCGAGTTCAAGGGAGCTTCATTCACCGGAGCGGTACTCAACCTCGCAACAACGATCATCGGTGCTGGTATCATGGCTTTGCCCGCGACGATGAAGATCCTCGGACTCCTTCCCGGCATCGTGATGATCGTTCTCATGGCTTTCTTGACCGACAAGACGCTTGAGATCTTGCTCAGGTTTAGCGGAATCGGGAACGCGAGCTCGTACGGTGCTTTGATGCAAGATTCTTTCGGTAGACCTGGAAGGATCGTGTTGCAAGTCGCTGTTCTTGTTAGCAACATTGGAGTTCTGATCGTTTACATGATCATCATTGGTGATGCTTTTGAGGATATGCTTAAAGAACGGCTTGGGAAGAGCTGGTGGGACCAGAGAACTATCGTTCTTCTCTTCACAACATGTGTCTTTGCTCCATTCACAGCCTGCAAGCGGATTG ATGCTTTGAGATTCGCATCTGCCACATCACTTGCTCTAGCGGTTCTTTTTCTTGTCATCACTGGGGGAATAGTCGTTACAAAGTTTTTAAGCGGTGGTTTGATGAAGCCAAAACTGTTGCCAAGTTTCACTGACTTGTCATCGGTCTTGAAACTCTTCACCGTTGTTCCTGTGCTTGTCAACGCATTCATTTGTCATTCTAACG TCCACAATATACAGAACGAGCTTCAAGACTCCACTCAGATCAAACCTGTTGTGCGATCATCGCTTATCATGTCCTCTTCTGTTTACATAGTGACAAGCTTGTTCGGATACCTCTTGTTCGGTGAATATACTCATGAGGATGTTCTGAAAAACTTTGATACCCATCTTAAAATCCCTTATGGTCCGGTTCTCAGTGATGTAGTCAGAGTCAGCTATGCAGCTCATCTCATGCTTGTCTTCCCTATTATCTTCTATCCTTTGCGGGTTAACGTGGACGGTCTCTTTTTCCCCACGGCTCCATCGCTTACCACCTCTAATCTGAGGTTTCGCTCCATCACTGCGGGTCTCATTGCTGTAATCTTTGTTGGTGCAAACTTCATTCCAAGCATCTGGGATGCTTTTCAACTCATTGGAGCTACAGCTTCTGTCTGCATCGGTTTCATTTTCCCTGCTGCTGTCATCTTAAA GGATCGTCATAACCGAGCGACAAAGATGGACAAGACTATAGCCATTTTCGTGATAGTCCTTGCGGTTTTCTCCAATGCAATCGCCATGTACAGTGACGTTTGCGCCTTACTCAACAAGTACAAATCCACATTTCCAATGTGA
- the LOC106352661 gene encoding cysteine--tRNA ligase 2, cytoplasmic yields MDAEKMKLKLYNTMTQQKEDFVPITPGKVGLYVCGITAYDFSHIGHARAAVSFDVLYRYLKHLSYEVNFVRNFTDVDDKIIIRANESGENPLELSNRFCEEYLVDMGALQCLLPTHQPRVSDHMDHILDMIQKIIEKDCGYVVEGDVFFSVDKSPNYGKLSGQLLEHTRAGERVAVDSRKRNPADFALWKAAKPDEPSWESPWGPGRPGWHIECSAMSAHYLSPRFDIHGGGADLKFPHHENEIAQTCAACEDGGVNYWLHNGHVTINNEKMAKSKKNFKTIREITESYHPLALRHFLMSAHYRSPLSFSASQLDSSSDALYYVYQTLQDLDDALLPYREAMAEDGGKAQQTAEAKDVINKLKSEFEAKMLDDLNTAHILTGAYQDALKFINASIGKLKKMQKKQRLSMLVSLVEIEKAAREVLDVLGLLTTLSYAEILKEMKQKTLTRAGLSEEDIEQKIEERITARQNKEFEKSDQIRAELTVQGIALMDIGKETVWRPCFPSQANSSDGDKSTS; encoded by the exons ATGGATGCAGAGAAGATGAAGCTGAAGCTGTACAACACTATGACGCAGCAGAAGGAGGATTTTGTTCCGATCACTCCCGGAAAGGTCGGACTGTACGTCTGTGGAATCACAGCTTACGATTTCAGCCACATCGGCCATGCTCGCGCCGCCGTCTCCTTCGACGTTCTCTACAG ATACTTGAAGCATTTGAGTTACGAAGTTAATTTCGTGAGGAATTTCACAGATGTTGATGACAAG ATAATCATACGTGCTAATGAGAGTGGGGAGAACCCGTTAGAGTTGAGTAATCGCTTTTGCGAGGAGTATTTGGTGGATATGGGTGCTCTTCAGTGCCTCCTTCCTACCCACCAGCCTCGTGTCAGTGACCATATGGATCACATTCTTGACATGATTCAAAAG ATCATTGAGAAAGATTGTGGGTATGTTGTGGAAGGCGATGTGTTCTTTTCTGTCGACAAATCTCCCAACTATGGTAAGCTATCGGGTCAGCTCCTGGAACATACCCGGGCTGGCGAGCGAGTTGCTGTTGATTCCAGAAAACGTAACCCTGCTGATTTTGCACTTTGGAAG GCTGCAAAACCTGATGAGCCAAGTTGGGAGAGCCCGTGGGGTCCAGGAAGACCGGGATGGCACATCGAGTGCAGTGCCATGAGTGCTCATTATCTGTCTCCCAGATTTGACATTCATGGTGGTGGTGCAGATCTTAAATTCCCCCACCATGAAAACGAGATTGCTCAGACATGTGCCGCATGTGAGGATGGTGGTGTTAACTACTGGTTGCATAATGGGCATGTCACTATTAACAACGAGAAGATGGCCAAGTcaaagaaaaacttcaaaacaatcAGAGAA ATCACAGAAAGTTACCATCCCTTGGCTCTGAGGCACTTCTTGATGAGTGCACACTACCGGTCTCCTCTGAGTTTCTCAGCGTCGCAGCTAGACAGTTCGTCAGACGCTTTGTATTATGTTTATCAG ACATTGCAAGATCTTGATGATGCCCTTTTGCCATATCGAGAAGCAATGGCTGAAGACGGTGGAAAAGCTCAACAGACTGCAGAAGCCAAAGACGTCATTAACAAGCTCAAAAGTGAGTTTGAAGCAAAGATGTTGGACGATTTAAATACTGCCCATATACTCACGGGTGCTTACCAAGATGCATTGAAATTCATCAACGCTTCCATCGGCAAGCTCAag aaaatgcaGAAGAAACAGCGATTGTCCATGCTTGTGTCACTCGTTGAGATTGAGAAAGCAGCCAGGGAAGTTCTCGATGTGCTTGGTTTGCTCACAACTCTGAGCTATGCCGAGATTCTGAAAGAAATGAAACAGAAAACACTAACAAGAGCAGGGTTGAGCGAAGAAGACATTGAACAGAAGATAGAAGAAAGGATAACGGCGCGGCAGAACAAAGAGTTTGAGAAAAGTGATCAGATCAGAGCAGAATTGACTGTTCAAGGAATAGCATTAATggatattggcaaagagactgTGTGGAGGCCATGCTTCCCTTCTCAGGCTAATTCCAGCGATGGAGATAAGTcaacttcctaa